In Mercenaria mercenaria strain notata chromosome 15, MADL_Memer_1, whole genome shotgun sequence, a single genomic region encodes these proteins:
- the LOC123559659 gene encoding uncharacterized protein LOC123559659 translates to MELKRIRKKTFGLHLFIATTLLVFYQGTYISTMSRLKLDFNERFYLSPKGNVQHQAGTTKNINKVIQKKRKDAIFAYCKAARVRQISANKSVQLIYSNQFNLSYFAIPKIGSTFIMQMFSVIRYGLTYAESNFSIPRNKVHSTAQKRKLYFYNRTLEETVTIIPVRNPYSRLFSVFVDKVLLPNSIPFRLEILAQKQLRTLRDLTNLTQPGRIYSSGLSVSFQDFLDYALNPSIDKKLLYRHYDSCFARLKSLICNSNHYIIVKQETFETDIQYVLQFVGVDKAEPNTYYRILKSLHESRVEDSIPGLIKVTFFFAEKYAELWTGPIVAELLWQSFQIQGYVSKHLPFPKRYFNNKFIYMNANITSGIFLREMKKGKLSRIQSMKQRKKAMITAYRGLPKTVLRKIQTTYDCDFEAFGYDRKLI, encoded by the coding sequence gAACTTACATTTCAACCATGTCAAGACTAAAGTTAGACTTCAATGAACGATTTTATCTGTCACCGAAAGGTAATGTTCAACATCAAGCTGGAACCACCAAGAATATAAACAAAGTAATACAGAAGAAGAGGAAAGATGCTATATTTGCATACTGTAAAGCAGCTAGAGTTCGGCAAATATCTGCAAATAAATCTGTGCAACTTATTTACAGTAATCAATTTAACCTAAGCTATTTCGCTATCCCTAAGATAGGTTCTACTTTCATTATGCAGATGTTTTCAGTTATCAGATATGGTCTAACATATGCAGAATCTAATTTTAGCATACCCAGAAATAAGGTTCACAGTACTGCACAAAAAAGGAAATTATACTTTTACAACCGCACTTTAGAGGAAACGGTGACTATCATTCCGGTTCGAAATCCATACTCAAGACTATTTTCTGTATTCGTTGACAAGGTGCTTTTGCCTAATAGTATTCCATTTAGGTTAGAAATACTTGCTCAAAAGCAGCTACGTACCTTACGAGATCTTACAAACCTCACGCAACCTGGTCGTATTTATTCAAGTGGACTGTCGGTTAGCTTTCAGGACTTCCTTGATTATGCTTTAAACCCTAGCATAGATAAAAAGCTTTTATATAGACATTATGACAGTTGTTTTGCACGATTGAAATCTTTGATATGTAACTCTAATCATTATATCATAGTAAAACAGGAAACTTTTGAAACGGATATTCAATATGTTCTGCAATTCGTAGGTGTAGATAAGGCAGAACCGAACACATATTATAGGATACTTAAATCACTCCACGAGTCGCGTGTGGAAGACAGCATTCCAGGATTAATCAAAGTCACATTCTTCTTTGCAGAAAAATATGCAGAACTATGGACCGGGCCCATTGTGGCGGAATTGCTATGGCAGTCATTTCAAATTCAGGGATATGTCAGCAAGCATCTTCCCTTTCCCAAAAGGTATTTCAACAATAAATTTATATACATGAATGCAAACATTACGTCGGGTATATTCCTTCGTGAGATGAAGAAAGGGAAGCTTTCGCGAATACAAAGtatgaaacaaagaaagaaagCAATGATAACTGCTTATAGAGGCTTACCTAAAACtgttttaagaaaaatacaaACTACATATGACTGTGATTTTGAAGCGTTCGGTTACGATAGAAAATTGATATAA